One window of the Reyranella humidisoli genome contains the following:
- the greA gene encoding transcription elongation factor GreA encodes MERIPMTAEGLQRLEGELKVLKSVERPAIIKAIATAREHGDLSENAEYTSAREKQSFIEGRIGELEDIISRTEVIDFSKLTGKVIKFGATVRLADEDTDEKVKYQIVGPYEADLAKGRISITSPIGRALIGKTVGDKVEVQTPRGGKSYEVVGVQFN; translated from the coding sequence ATGGAACGTATTCCGATGACGGCCGAGGGGCTGCAGCGCCTCGAAGGTGAACTGAAAGTGCTGAAGAGCGTGGAGCGCCCGGCGATCATCAAGGCGATCGCGACGGCGCGCGAGCACGGTGATCTCTCGGAGAACGCCGAGTACACGTCTGCGCGCGAAAAGCAGAGTTTCATCGAGGGACGCATCGGCGAACTCGAGGACATCATCTCGCGGACCGAGGTGATCGACTTTTCCAAGCTGACGGGAAAGGTCATCAAGTTCGGCGCCACCGTGCGTCTGGCCGACGAGGACACCGACGAGAAGGTCAAGTACCAGATCGTCGGACCCTACGAGGCGGATCTCGCCAAGGGCCGCATTTCCATCACCTCGCCGATCGGGCGCGCACTGATCGGCAAGACCGTGGGCGACAAGGTCGAGGTCCAGACGCCGCGTGGCGGCAAGTCCTACGAAGTCGTGGGCGTCCAGTTCAACTAG